A DNA window from Trypanosoma brucei brucei TREU927 chromosome 10, whole genome shotgun sequence contains the following coding sequences:
- a CDS encoding calcineurin B subunit, putative translates to MEVAAVASAPSAEEVSELRKHTRLSEAQITRLHERFTALDRCGKGLISPSDFQSIASVASNPLLSRVLTVVSSSGDGNISFVDFAKAFAVFLPQTDRQEKLRFTYMMYDIDGDGKISNSDLMEALKMMVGPNLTDVQLQQIVDKTFIEVDFNRDGFITFSDFEKLSLPISLDNAHVLQF, encoded by the coding sequence ATGGAagttgctgcggttgcgAGTGCTCCCTCGGCTGAGGAAGTGAgcgaactgaggaagcataCGCGTCTGTCAGAGGCTCAAATCACTCGACTGCATGAGCGTTTCACGGCACTTGACCGGTGTGGAAAAGGTTTGATTTCCCCGAGTGATTTTCAGTCAATAGCATCCGTGGCGTCCAACCCTCTTCTTAGTCGAGTGCTTACTGTGGTTAGCAGTAGTGGTGATGGAAACATTAGTTTTGTTGATTTTGCGAAGGCATTCGCTGTTTTTCTCCCACAGACCGATAGGCAGGAAAAGCTGCGCTTTACGTATATGATGTATGATATCGACGGTGATGGCAAAATCAGTAACAGCGATCTCATGGAGGCTCTCAAAATGATGGTAGGCCCGAACTTAACAGATGTGCAGCTGCAACAGATAGTAGACAAAACATTTATTGAGGTGGACTTCAACCGGGACGGTTTTATCACGTTTAGTGATTTTGAGAAGCTTTCACTTCCCATCAGTCTGGATAATGCCCATGTTCTGCAGTTTTAA